From Arcticibacter tournemirensis, one genomic window encodes:
- a CDS encoding 3-oxoacyl-ACP synthase III family protein yields the protein MKSKPQSVIAATGSYIPDTIIKNDHFLSHRFFDKDGTIIPKENTEIIRKFKEITGIEERRYAAPNERASDLGFFAAKDALESSGIDPESLDYIIVAHNFGDIPVGSNRVDTVPTLASRIKQMLKIENPDCIAYDLPFGCPGWVQGLIQADYYIRSGDAKRCLVIGTETLSRIIDPHDRDSLLYGDGSGAAILEASESGESGILAHKTRTYAIEHALLLAMDSSYTSEYPMQEDLFIKMNGRKLYEFAITNVPLLVKDALDKAGLHISEISKVLIHQANEKMDMVILERLFKLYGMKSPGEEIMPMSISWLGNSSVATVPTLLDLIMKGQMKEHSLKSGDKVVIASVGAGMNINAVIYQL from the coding sequence ATGAAAAGTAAACCTCAATCGGTCATCGCAGCAACAGGTAGTTATATACCAGATACAATTATCAAAAATGACCATTTTTTATCTCATCGCTTTTTTGATAAGGACGGCACAATCATTCCTAAAGAAAACACCGAGATCATCAGAAAGTTTAAAGAGATAACAGGTATAGAAGAAAGACGATATGCAGCCCCTAATGAACGGGCATCCGACCTTGGCTTTTTTGCAGCGAAAGATGCACTTGAAAGCTCCGGTATAGATCCCGAGAGCCTGGATTACATTATTGTAGCCCATAATTTTGGCGACATCCCCGTCGGAAGCAACCGCGTAGATACAGTACCTACCCTTGCTTCAAGAATTAAGCAAATGTTAAAGATTGAAAATCCCGACTGCATAGCCTACGATTTACCATTTGGCTGTCCGGGTTGGGTGCAGGGACTTATCCAGGCCGATTACTATATCAGATCGGGCGATGCCAAACGATGTCTGGTCATCGGGACCGAAACCTTGTCGAGAATAATAGACCCGCACGACAGAGATTCATTATTATACGGAGACGGCAGCGGAGCCGCCATTTTAGAGGCATCCGAAAGCGGCGAAAGCGGTATCCTGGCACATAAAACCCGCACTTATGCCATTGAGCACGCTTTGCTTCTAGCGATGGATAGCTCGTACACATCGGAGTACCCCATGCAGGAGGATCTTTTTATAAAGATGAATGGCCGCAAACTGTACGAATTTGCAATTACAAACGTCCCCCTACTCGTTAAAGATGCACTGGATAAAGCGGGTCTCCATATTTCAGAGATCAGCAAAGTGCTCATTCACCAGGCAAATGAGAAGATGGATATGGTGATTTTGGAAAGACTCTTCAAGCTATATGGCATGAAAAGTCCGGGAGAAGAAATAATGCCGATGAGTATCTCCTGGCTCGGAAACAGCTCGGTTGCTACTGTTCCTACATTATTAGATCTAATCATGAAGGGTCAGATGAAGGAACATTCACTTAAATCAGGCGATAAAGTTGTAATTGCATCTGTTGGAGCCGGAATGAATATAAACGCAGTGATATACCAACTGTAA
- a CDS encoding aldo/keto reductase: MEYTQLGKSELKVSQIGFGCMSLGTDLETGRGIIERAIELGINYFDTADLYDKGLNEEILGTILKDKRDKIVLATKVGNQWRADGSGWDWNPRKEYIIKTSEESLRRLKTDYIDLYQLHGGTIDDNIDETIEAFEILKQQGKIRYYGISSIRPNVIREYAQRSQIVSVMMQYSLLDRRPEESCLDFLLQKNISVVTRGSIAQGLLTGKPPKMYLNYDEEEVDTIAKAVRFVGGEKRSQAQTALHYVLQQQAVASAVVGIRTIVQLQDAAGTPSTPLLTKAEINFLREAIKQNYYEQHR; the protein is encoded by the coding sequence ATGGAGTATACCCAGTTAGGAAAATCAGAACTAAAAGTAAGCCAGATCGGTTTTGGATGTATGTCGCTCGGTACGGACCTCGAAACTGGCCGCGGCATCATAGAGAGAGCCATCGAACTGGGTATAAACTACTTTGACACGGCGGACCTGTACGACAAGGGATTGAATGAAGAAATACTGGGGACAATACTGAAAGATAAAAGAGACAAGATCGTCCTTGCAACAAAAGTGGGGAACCAATGGAGAGCCGACGGTAGCGGATGGGACTGGAATCCCCGGAAGGAATATATCATAAAGACATCCGAGGAAAGCCTGAGGCGCTTAAAAACCGACTACATCGACCTCTATCAGCTGCATGGAGGCACCATTGACGACAATATAGATGAAACCATTGAGGCTTTTGAGATTTTGAAACAACAGGGCAAAATCAGATACTATGGTATATCCTCCATCAGGCCCAACGTAATCAGGGAATATGCACAGCGATCGCAAATAGTAAGCGTAATGATGCAGTACAGCCTCCTCGACAGACGACCGGAAGAAAGTTGCCTTGATTTCCTGCTTCAAAAAAACATCAGCGTGGTGACGCGCGGAAGCATAGCCCAGGGCCTGTTAACGGGCAAACCTCCAAAGATGTACCTAAACTATGATGAAGAAGAAGTTGATACTATCGCCAAAGCGGTTCGCTTTGTTGGAGGAGAAAAAAGAAGCCAGGCACAGACAGCGCTTCATTATGTCCTGCAACAGCAGGCTGTTGCTTCTGCGGTAGTCGGCATCCGTACAATAGTTCAGCTTCAAGATGCGGCAGGTACGCCGTCTACGCCATTGCTTACGAAAGCTGAAATTAACTTTCTTCGCGAAGCTATAAAGCAAAATTATTACGAACAGCACCGTTAG
- the cobA gene encoding uroporphyrinogen-III C-methyltransferase: MNAGNRTNQELYVVGAGPGDPDLITLKAYKVLQRARVILYDNLANEELLNLVPADCEKIYVGKRPYGEYTAQETIHELILQKASEKGTVVRLKGGDPFIFGRGYEEIIFAREHGIDAFYIPGITSMQAAGFEDIPLTHRTLSEGIWVITGTKKDGRLSSDLRLAMQSNATVVIYMGMKKVEEIAETYITEGMGEMPAAIIQHATLPKQKSGVGKVKDLPAIAEANNLTHPSIIIIGEVAGLRNIEK; the protein is encoded by the coding sequence ATGAATGCGGGAAACAGGACAAACCAGGAATTGTACGTCGTAGGGGCGGGACCCGGCGATCCGGATCTGATTACATTAAAAGCATATAAGGTTTTACAGCGGGCAAGGGTAATATTATACGATAACCTTGCTAATGAAGAATTGCTGAATCTTGTTCCTGCTGACTGCGAAAAGATCTATGTTGGAAAACGGCCCTATGGCGAATATACTGCGCAGGAGACCATTCATGAATTGATCCTTCAGAAAGCCAGTGAAAAAGGAACTGTGGTGCGGTTAAAGGGAGGCGACCCTTTTATTTTCGGCAGGGGGTATGAAGAGATCATCTTCGCACGTGAACACGGCATCGATGCTTTCTACATTCCCGGAATAACCAGTATGCAGGCTGCGGGTTTTGAAGATATACCACTTACTCATCGTACTCTTAGCGAGGGGATATGGGTGATCACCGGTACGAAAAAAGATGGCCGGCTATCGTCCGATCTTCGCCTGGCCATGCAGAGCAATGCTACTGTTGTTATCTACATGGGAATGAAAAAGGTAGAAGAGATTGCAGAAACCTATATAACAGAAGGAATGGGAGAGATGCCGGCGGCAATCATTCAGCATGCAACCCTGCCGAAGCAAAAGTCAGGAGTGGGAAAAGTAAAAGACCTGCCCGCCATTGCCGAAGCGAATAACCTTACTCACCCTTCTATTATCATCATAGGCGAGGTTGCGGGACTGCGAAACATAGAAAAGTAG
- a CDS encoding YgaP family membrane protein: MNNQVIDKLKESFKGPILQENENANVGKSERILSLATGAFILFQGVKNIFSHPLIAIGEIAVGGALMQRGVTGYCAVKAMVDADIQEPVSIVVTSPEQITVS; this comes from the coding sequence ATGAACAATCAGGTAATCGACAAATTAAAGGAAAGCTTCAAAGGCCCTATTCTTCAGGAAAATGAAAATGCTAATGTAGGCAAGTCTGAAAGAATTCTTTCTCTTGCAACGGGCGCTTTTATTCTATTTCAGGGTGTTAAAAATATATTCTCACATCCCCTTATTGCTATTGGCGAAATAGCTGTTGGGGGGGCGCTCATGCAGCGGGGGGTAACCGGATACTGCGCTGTAAAAGCAATGGTCGATGCGGACATCCAGGAGCCGGTTTCTATCGTTGTTACAAGTCCCGAGCAGATAACGGTATCTTAA
- a CDS encoding D-2-hydroxyacid dehydrogenase, giving the protein MKVVVTDGFTLNSGDLSWDALKQFADIEIYDRSDPGEVIARCAEAEVVLTNKIAFTKDVIGKLPKLKLINVLATGYNTIDIEAAREKGIVVCNVPGYSTNSVAQHTFALILELVNQVGLHSSSVAGGDWQRSQDFAYTLTPLIELSGKTMGLVGFGNIGQQTARIANAFGLNVIYHTPREKETELARYSDLSSLFMESDIISLHLPLKSDNKGFVDRTLISIMKKTAYIINTSRGQLINERDLAAALNEGIIAGAAIDVLTEEPPRSGNPLLTAKNCIITPHNAWMSREARQRILEITYQNLKAFTEGKPVNVVN; this is encoded by the coding sequence ATGAAAGTAGTTGTAACAGATGGTTTTACATTGAACTCCGGAGACTTGAGCTGGGATGCTTTAAAGCAATTTGCGGATATAGAGATATACGACCGGAGTGATCCGGGCGAAGTGATAGCGCGGTGTGCTGAAGCGGAAGTTGTGCTCACCAACAAAATTGCGTTTACAAAGGACGTGATCGGTAAGCTTCCCAAACTGAAGCTGATCAATGTACTCGCAACCGGATATAATACAATCGATATCGAAGCCGCCCGGGAAAAAGGGATTGTTGTATGTAACGTACCGGGTTATAGTACGAACTCGGTGGCTCAGCATACTTTTGCCCTCATCCTCGAACTTGTTAACCAGGTTGGTTTGCACAGCAGTTCAGTTGCCGGTGGCGACTGGCAGCGATCACAGGACTTTGCTTATACATTAACTCCTTTGATTGAATTGAGCGGCAAAACGATGGGCCTGGTAGGGTTTGGGAATATTGGTCAGCAAACTGCACGCATAGCAAATGCCTTTGGCTTGAATGTGATTTATCATACTCCCCGGGAAAAAGAAACAGAGCTTGCCCGGTACTCAGATCTCAGCTCTTTGTTCATGGAAAGCGATATTATATCGCTGCATCTTCCATTGAAGTCAGATAACAAAGGGTTTGTTGACAGAACATTGATCAGCATAATGAAAAAAACCGCGTATATCATCAATACCTCGAGAGGTCAGCTGATTAATGAGCGGGACCTGGCTGCAGCATTAAATGAGGGGATAATTGCCGGGGCTGCAATTGATGTGTTAACTGAAGAACCGCCGCGCAGCGGGAATCCTTTACTGACAGCGAAGAACTGTATCATAACTCCTCATAATGCATGGATGAGCAGGGAAGCGCGGCAACGGATTCTGGAGATCACCTATCAAAACCTTAAGGCTTTTACAGAAGGGAAGCCGGTTAATGTAGTGAATTGA
- a CDS encoding DUF502 domain-containing protein — translation MNRIVRALLNYFIKGVLVVVPLGAAVMLIYWVVSSLDQLLNLSGVIWVDPKTGLPVYIPGLGILTVLVIILFAGIVVTNFITEPIKNWFNRWLNRLPLFNFLYSSIKDLTEAFVGDEKKFHEPVIVEINNSGYKQVGFVTQKDLSRLDLEGEVAVYFPFSYSFAGQLAIVSADKVRPLDLSASEAMKFVVSGGVSGLDKPHSKQFMQGEGRFRRP, via the coding sequence ATGAACAGAATAGTCAGGGCATTATTGAATTATTTTATTAAAGGTGTTTTAGTGGTTGTCCCTTTAGGCGCGGCTGTCATGTTGATTTATTGGGTAGTGTCGTCCCTCGATCAGCTTTTGAACTTAAGCGGCGTGATATGGGTTGACCCGAAAACCGGACTGCCGGTTTATATCCCCGGATTAGGGATCCTTACGGTGCTGGTTATCATACTTTTTGCCGGTATTGTGGTTACGAATTTCATCACGGAACCGATAAAGAACTGGTTTAACCGTTGGCTGAACCGCCTTCCGCTCTTCAATTTTTTGTATTCATCCATTAAAGACCTCACTGAGGCTTTTGTTGGCGATGAGAAGAAGTTTCATGAGCCGGTGATCGTAGAAATAAACAATTCGGGATACAAGCAGGTGGGTTTTGTAACGCAGAAGGATCTTTCCAGGCTTGATCTGGAAGGAGAGGTCGCTGTATATTTTCCTTTTTCGTACTCTTTTGCAGGTCAGTTAGCTATAGTAAGTGCAGACAAGGTGCGGCCGCTTGATCTAAGTGCAAGTGAAGCGATGAAGTTTGTTGTCTCGGGAGGAGTGAGCGGACTGGATAAGCCCCATTCGAAGCAGTTTATGCAGGGAGAGGGGCGCTTCAGAAGGCCTTAA
- a CDS encoding ABC transporter ATP-binding protein yields MISLKHIYKWYNTGGTRNFVLKDINFQAEEGEFISIMGPSGSGKSTLLHILGMLDEASEGEYDFMGQSVFRLKEKQRTALYKEHIGFVFQAYHLIDELTVYENIETPLIYQNVKGSERRAIVADTLDRFGIVGKKDLFPSQLSGGQQQLVGIARALAAKPKLILADEPTGNLNSKQGEEIMDLFKQLNKEDGVTIIQVTHSEKNAAYASRIVHLLDGRVEKIEKMIH; encoded by the coding sequence ATGATCAGTTTAAAGCATATTTATAAATGGTACAATACCGGAGGCACACGCAATTTTGTACTAAAAGACATAAACTTCCAGGCAGAGGAAGGTGAATTTATATCTATAATGGGTCCTTCAGGATCGGGAAAATCAACCTTATTACACATCCTCGGGATGCTCGATGAGGCTTCGGAAGGCGAATATGACTTCATGGGGCAATCCGTATTCAGGTTAAAGGAGAAACAAAGGACGGCTTTATACAAAGAACATATTGGGTTTGTATTTCAAGCCTATCATCTCATTGATGAGCTAACCGTTTACGAAAACATTGAAACACCCTTGATCTATCAGAATGTTAAAGGCAGCGAACGAAGAGCGATCGTAGCAGATACACTTGATCGTTTTGGGATTGTCGGAAAGAAAGATCTTTTCCCGTCACAACTCTCCGGCGGACAGCAGCAGCTCGTCGGAATAGCCAGAGCGCTGGCAGCGAAGCCAAAACTTATCCTTGCCGATGAGCCCACGGGCAACCTTAATTCTAAACAGGGAGAAGAAATTATGGACCTTTTTAAGCAGCTTAACAAGGAAGATGGCGTTACGATCATTCAGGTCACGCACTCCGAGAAAAACGCCGCTTATGCATCGCGTATTGTGCACCTGCTTGATGGGAGAGTTGAGAAGATAGAAAAAATGATACATTAA
- a CDS encoding glycosyltransferase family 2 protein, producing the protein MEEQLLTTPMTSVPEVAIVILNWNGKIYLEQFLPSVLRSSYPNFRIIVADNASSDESVAFVQSHFPEVEIIVNESNFGFAGGYNAALKQVRSDYFVLLNSDVEVTPGWIEPVITLMESDLQIAAAQPKLRDFNNRRRFEYAGAAGGYMDKFGYPFCRGRIFDHIEEDEGQYDVSTEIFWASGAALFIKRPYWEEINGFDADFFAHMEEIDLCWRLKNRGYKIVYCPSSVVYHIGGGTLHTENPYKTYLNFRNNLVMLLKNLPFRKALPVLFIRFWLDFISLLKFVAEGKFKQARAINKAHIAFFSRYRTNKRKTLKDYNFNAAGLVKKSIVWEYFAKGKKTFREL; encoded by the coding sequence ATGGAAGAACAGTTATTAACCACACCAATGACATCAGTACCCGAAGTAGCAATAGTGATCCTTAACTGGAACGGGAAAATCTATCTTGAACAGTTCCTCCCTTCTGTGCTGAGATCATCTTATCCTAACTTCAGGATCATAGTGGCAGATAACGCTTCATCCGACGAGTCGGTGGCTTTCGTCCAATCTCATTTTCCTGAAGTAGAAATCATTGTAAATGAGTCGAACTTTGGTTTTGCAGGAGGATATAATGCTGCTCTGAAACAGGTTCGGTCAGATTACTTTGTACTCCTCAATTCAGATGTAGAAGTAACACCCGGCTGGATAGAGCCGGTGATAACGCTCATGGAAAGCGACCTGCAGATTGCTGCGGCACAGCCAAAGCTCAGGGACTTCAACAACCGCAGGCGTTTTGAATATGCCGGAGCCGCAGGGGGTTACATGGATAAATTCGGATATCCTTTCTGCCGGGGGCGGATATTTGACCACATAGAGGAAGATGAAGGACAATATGACGTTTCTACGGAGATCTTTTGGGCTAGTGGTGCTGCTTTATTTATTAAAAGGCCTTATTGGGAGGAAATAAATGGCTTTGATGCCGATTTCTTTGCTCATATGGAAGAGATAGACCTTTGCTGGCGTCTTAAAAACCGCGGATATAAAATTGTTTATTGCCCTTCTTCGGTAGTTTACCATATCGGCGGAGGGACACTCCATACAGAGAATCCGTATAAAACCTACCTTAATTTCAGGAATAACCTCGTAATGCTTTTGAAAAATCTGCCTTTCAGGAAGGCGCTCCCTGTACTTTTTATAAGGTTCTGGCTCGACTTTATTTCCCTGCTCAAGTTCGTGGCTGAAGGAAAGTTTAAACAGGCACGTGCAATCAATAAAGCGCATATAGCATTCTTTTCAAGATACCGAACTAACAAAAGAAAGACATTGAAAGACTATAACTTCAACGCCGCAGGCTTGGTCAAAAAAAGTATCGTTTGGGAGTATTTCGCAAAAGGGAAAAAAACATTCCGCGAATTGTAA
- a CDS encoding O-acetyl-ADP-ribose deacetylase has product MDLKERISIMKGDITKVAADAIVNAANSSLMGGGGVDGAIHRAGGKRILEECMEIVGLQGKCETGDAVITSAGMLPAKYVIHTVGPVWNGGNNSEIEKLGDCYTNSLSLAVKHGIESIAFPNISTGVYRFPKEKAAEIAFNTVKNFLENDTSITNVFFVCYDEENEELYRALYQKL; this is encoded by the coding sequence ATGGATCTGAAAGAAAGAATTAGCATCATGAAAGGCGACATCACCAAGGTTGCTGCCGATGCTATCGTAAATGCAGCCAACTCCTCACTAATGGGAGGAGGAGGTGTAGACGGCGCTATTCACAGGGCCGGGGGAAAACGAATCCTTGAAGAATGCATGGAAATTGTAGGCTTACAGGGAAAATGTGAAACCGGAGATGCCGTTATCACCTCGGCGGGTATGCTTCCGGCAAAGTATGTTATACATACCGTGGGGCCTGTATGGAATGGAGGCAACAATAGCGAGATTGAAAAACTAGGTGATTGCTACACCAATTCGCTTAGTCTGGCAGTAAAACACGGTATAGAAAGTATTGCTTTCCCTAATATCAGCACGGGGGTGTACCGCTTCCCAAAAGAAAAAGCAGCAGAAATTGCATTTAATACCGTAAAGAACTTTCTCGAGAATGATACATCAATCACAAATGTCTTTTTCGTATGCTATGATGAAGAAAATGAGGAGCTATACCGGGCCCTCTATCAGAAACTCTGA
- a CDS encoding NAD-dependent succinate-semialdehyde dehydrogenase — translation MSIESVNPLNGEVVRTYQPYPAELVTRKIRQSHQAFLSWKNTSFSDRAFCMTRMSDILRKRKHELAKLMAVEMGKPIKAGEGEIEKCALVCEYYAKNAEEFLARETVPSSAARSYITFNPLGVVLAIMPWNFPFWQTFRFLAPGLMAGNCCLLKHASNVPGCAIATEEIIKEAGFPDRVFQTLLVESSAVEKIIENPVIKAVTLTGSTEAGMKVAQKAASLIKKVVLELGGSDPYLVLKDADVPLAAATCAESRLINSGQSCIAAKRFIVVKEVAEEFIRLFKEEMQSKNMGNPLDEATALGPMAKKELRDQLHAQVTRSIDQGAECILGGQISPGSHAFYPPTILINVKKGMPAYEEEMFGPVASVITVSDEEEAIQVANDTSFGLGSAVFTTDIERGEEIAASRLNSGCSFVNDYVKSTPELPFGGVNQSGFGRELGTYGIKEFVNIKTVYIK, via the coding sequence ATGAGCATTGAATCAGTAAATCCGCTGAATGGAGAAGTAGTCCGTACTTACCAGCCATATCCCGCAGAACTTGTAACCCGGAAAATACGTCAGTCACATCAGGCCTTTCTTAGTTGGAAAAACACCTCTTTTAGTGATCGGGCATTCTGCATGACCAGAATGTCGGATATATTAAGGAAGCGGAAACATGAGCTGGCGAAGCTGATGGCTGTTGAGATGGGCAAGCCAATCAAAGCAGGCGAAGGTGAGATTGAAAAGTGTGCCCTTGTATGCGAATACTACGCCAAAAATGCCGAAGAATTTCTTGCCAGAGAGACAGTGCCGAGCAGCGCTGCAAGGAGCTATATAACCTTCAACCCGTTAGGAGTCGTACTCGCCATTATGCCCTGGAATTTTCCTTTCTGGCAAACGTTCCGGTTTCTTGCGCCTGGCCTGATGGCCGGAAATTGCTGTTTACTGAAACACGCCTCTAATGTTCCAGGCTGTGCGATCGCTACCGAAGAAATAATAAAGGAAGCAGGGTTCCCGGATCGTGTATTTCAGACCCTGCTTGTTGAAAGCAGCGCTGTGGAAAAGATCATCGAAAATCCCGTTATAAAGGCGGTAACATTAACCGGTAGTACAGAGGCCGGCATGAAAGTAGCACAAAAAGCTGCTTCCCTGATAAAAAAGGTCGTCCTTGAGCTTGGCGGAAGCGACCCCTACCTCGTCCTCAAAGACGCCGATGTTCCATTAGCTGCCGCAACCTGTGCCGAAAGCCGCCTGATAAACTCGGGTCAAAGTTGTATCGCGGCTAAACGTTTCATCGTAGTAAAAGAGGTAGCAGAAGAGTTTATCAGGCTCTTTAAAGAGGAAATGCAGTCGAAGAATATGGGCAACCCGTTGGATGAAGCTACCGCGTTGGGACCAATGGCCAAAAAGGAGCTGCGTGATCAGCTTCACGCGCAGGTAACCCGAAGCATAGATCAGGGAGCAGAATGTATCCTTGGTGGTCAGATATCTCCCGGTTCACACGCCTTTTACCCTCCAACTATACTCATTAACGTTAAAAAAGGGATGCCTGCCTACGAGGAAGAAATGTTCGGACCAGTAGCTTCCGTAATTACAGTATCAGACGAAGAAGAAGCAATACAAGTTGCTAACGACACAAGCTTTGGACTAGGTTCTGCTGTTTTCACAACGGATATAGAGCGCGGAGAAGAAATTGCTGCCAGCAGGTTGAATTCAGGATGTTCATTTGTAAATGACTATGTTAAATCAACTCCCGAACTCCCGTTTGGAGGTGTTAACCAGTCAGGCTTCGGAAGAGAATTAGGGACGTACGGTATAAAGGAATTTGTAAATATAAAGACTGTCTATATAAAGTAA